One genomic window of Elaeis guineensis isolate ETL-2024a chromosome 2, EG11, whole genome shotgun sequence includes the following:
- the LOC105033498 gene encoding LOW QUALITY PROTEIN: DEAD-box ATP-dependent RNA helicase 53 (The sequence of the model RefSeq protein was modified relative to this genomic sequence to represent the inferred CDS: deleted 2 bases in 1 codon): MMNYLLRRSASIASSASRQTLAALVSSELLRLPSLIPAEPFSSGSAAVSRASHPFHGFAAAEKLGSGGLRKREFHFSAGQLGFRATDVARAEYAVEEFYDEEKGSAKRGDEGLEIARLGISQEIVSDLARKGITKLFPIQKAVLEPAMQGRDMIGRARTGTGKTLAFGIPIMDKIIRFNAKHGRGRNPLAIVLAPTRELARQVEKEFRESAPLDTLCVYGGVPIQRQMRTLDYGVDVVVGTPGRIIDLLNRGALNLSEVQFVVLDEADQMLAVGFDEDVEIILEKLPPNRQSMMFSATMPSWIRRLTQKYLKDPVTIDLVGDSDQKLPEGITLYSIASDNYAKPSILGSLIKEHAKGGKCIVFTQTKRDADRLAYAMGRRFECEALHGDISQNQRERTLAGFRDGRFNILIATDVAARGLDIPNVDLVLHYELPNSSELFVHRSGRTGRAGKKGRAILIYTNEQTRAVRTIERDVGCKFTELPRIMVEGEVKTFGGMGGRFDTYGGGRMGGSGFGRGGGSGGSGFGRSRGSGGFGGPSGRSNRYGESGSGRSGSFGGSSSGRYGGFGGSSFGRSGGFGDSSSRRAGGFGDSTSGRFGSSGDSSSGHFGSFGNSGFGRSSGFSSSSTNGGFGGSGAGNFGSYNGDSGKDNADDAWPGRSSMSSS; encoded by the exons ATGATGAATTACTTGTTGCGGAGGTCGGCCTCGATCGCCTCTTCGGCGTCTCGGCAAACCCTAGCCGCCCTCGTCTCGTCGGAATTACTCCGTTTGCCCTCGTTGATCCCGGCGGAGCCCTTCTCCTCCGGTTCCGCCGCCGTTTCCCGTGCATCCCATCCGTTTCATGGCTTCGCGGCTGCAGAGAAGCTCGGGTCGGGTGGCCTTCGAAAGAGGGAGTTCCATTTCTCGGCGGGGCAGCTGGGATTCAGGGCTACGGACGTCGCGCGGGCGGAGTACGCCGTGGAGGAGTTCTATGATGAGGAGAAGGGGAGTGCGAAGAGAGGGGACGAGGGGCTGGAAATCGCCAGGCTGGGGATCTCGCAGGAGATTGTCTCTGATCTCGCGAGGAAGGGAATCACGAAGCTTTTCCCTATACAG AAAGCTGTCCTTGAGCCAGCAATGCAAGGACGGGACATGATTGGTCGCGCGAGGACTGGGACAGGGAAAACCCTTGCTTTTGGTATTCCTATCATGGATAAAATTATCCGCTTTAATGCTAAGCACGG GCGAGGTAGGAATCCTTTGGCCATAGTCTTGGCACCTACTAGAGAACTTGCTCGACAAGTGGAGAAGGAATTCAGGGAATCTGCCCCCTTGGACACCCTCTGTGTCTATGGGGGTGTACCAATTCAGAGGCAAATGAGAACACTTGATTATGGTGTTGATGTTGTAGTAGGAACTCCAGGCCGAATTATTGATTTGCTGAACAGGGGTGCCTTAAATTTGTCAGAAGTCCAATTTGTTGTTCTTGATGAAGCTGATCAGATGCTTGCTGTGGGCTTTGATGAAGATGTAGAGATAATATTGGAAAAATTACCCCCGAACCGCCAAAGCATGATGTTCTCTGCAACAATGCCAAGTTGGATTAGAAGGCTTACGCAGAAATACTTAAAAGATCCAGTTACTATTGACCTT GTTGGTGACTCTGATCAAAAATTACCAGAAGGAATTACTCTTTACTCAATTGCTTCAGATAATTATGCAAAGCCATCAATTCTTGGGTCATTAATAAAG GAACATGCTAAAGGAGGCAAATGCATAGTGTTCACTCAAACAAAACGTGATGCGGATCGGCTGGCTTATGCTATGGGTCGGAGATTCGAATGTGAGGCTCTTCATGGAGACATTTCAcagaatcagagagaaagaacaCTTGCTGGCTTTCGGGATGGTCGCTTTAATATTTTAATAGCTACGGATGTTGCTGCTCGTGGATTGGATATACCTAATGTTGATTTG GTGTTACATTATGAACTACCGAACAGTTCTGAGCTATTTGTTCACAGATCTGGTCGAACAGGGCGAGCTGGGAAGAAAGGACGTGCCATTCTTATTTACACTAATGAGCAAACTCGAGCTGTCAGGACCATTGAGCGAGATGTTGGATGCAAGTTTACTGAG CTTCCAAGAATTATGGTAGAAGGGGAGGTGAAGACA TTTGGTGGCATGGGTGGTCGGTTTGACACCTATGGAGGTGGCCGAATGGGTGGCTCAGGTTTTGGTCGTGGGGGTGGTTCTGGTGGGTCTGGATTTGGCCGTTCTCGTGGTTCTGGTGGCTTTGGTGGTCCCTCTGGCCGCAGCAATAGATATGGTGAATCTGGGTCAGGCCGTTCTGGTTCCTTTGGTGGTTCTAGTTCAGGTCGATATGGTGGGTTTGGTGGTTCGAGCTTTGGCAGATCTGGTGGTTTTGGTGACTCAAGTTCAAGGCGTGCTGGTGGTTTTGGAGATTCCACTTCCGGGCGTTTCGGCAGCTCCGGTGATTCTAGCTCAGGACATTTTGGTAGTTTTGGCAACTCTGGTTTTGGCCGTTCTAGCGGTTTCAGCAGCTCCAGCACAAATGGTGGCTTTGGTGGATCGGGCGCGGGCAATTTTGGCAGTTACAATGGAGATTCTGGGAAGGATAATGCTGATGATGCTTGGCCAGGAAGATCTTCTATGAGTTCATCATAG